In one window of Rathayibacter caricis DSM 15933 DNA:
- a CDS encoding DUF993 family protein: protein MTDVTLLAADGSLRVHTVSAAPDLVRPRRPLGARVAYAAAHVVPVTWAENTPGSPAAVDWDATLAFRHHVWSWGLGVADAMDTAQRNMGMDWAATTELIRRSGAEAASVGGDVVVGVNTDQLTDEVVPLERVIDAYLEQLEVAEDAGVGVVLMASRHLARAAQSGADYERVYRAVLERASRPVVLHWLGPAFDSVLTGYFGSEDVATASDTVIRIIEDNLAKVRGIKMSLLDADAEIAVRARLPFGATLFTGDDFNYVGLIEGGQDADGEVRHSDALLGAFAAFAPNASAAIQALDVDDVEAYRRVLGPTEALARQVFAAPTQYYKTGVAFLSWLNGHQTAFAMVGGLHSARSLPHLSEIVRLADEAGALERPELAAARWTGLLAVNGVDALRTVLA from the coding sequence GTGACCGACGTCACCCTGCTCGCCGCGGACGGATCGCTCCGCGTGCACACCGTCTCGGCCGCGCCGGACCTCGTCCGACCGCGCCGTCCGCTGGGCGCGCGGGTGGCCTACGCGGCCGCGCACGTCGTCCCGGTCACCTGGGCCGAGAACACCCCCGGCAGCCCCGCGGCCGTCGACTGGGACGCGACGCTCGCGTTCCGGCACCACGTCTGGTCGTGGGGCCTCGGAGTCGCCGACGCGATGGACACCGCCCAGCGCAACATGGGCATGGACTGGGCCGCGACCACCGAGCTCATCCGCCGCAGCGGCGCCGAGGCGGCCTCGGTCGGCGGCGACGTCGTGGTCGGAGTGAACACGGACCAGCTGACCGACGAGGTCGTGCCGCTCGAGCGCGTCATCGACGCGTACCTCGAGCAGCTCGAGGTCGCGGAGGACGCCGGAGTCGGCGTGGTGCTGATGGCCAGCCGCCATCTCGCCCGCGCGGCGCAGTCCGGCGCGGACTACGAGCGCGTCTACCGCGCCGTGCTCGAGCGGGCCTCGCGCCCGGTCGTGCTGCACTGGCTCGGACCGGCGTTCGACTCCGTGCTCACCGGCTACTTCGGCAGCGAGGACGTCGCCACGGCATCGGACACCGTGATCCGCATCATCGAGGACAACCTCGCGAAGGTGCGCGGCATCAAGATGTCGCTGCTCGACGCGGACGCCGAGATCGCGGTGCGAGCGCGCCTCCCGTTCGGCGCGACGCTCTTCACCGGCGACGACTTCAACTACGTCGGCCTGATCGAGGGCGGGCAGGACGCCGACGGCGAGGTGCGCCACTCCGACGCGCTCCTCGGGGCGTTCGCCGCGTTCGCACCGAACGCCTCCGCCGCGATCCAGGCGCTCGACGTCGACGACGTCGAGGCCTACCGCCGCGTCCTGGGGCCCACCGAGGCGCTCGCTCGCCAGGTCTTCGCGGCGCCCACGCAGTACTACAAGACCGGCGTGGCGTTTCTCTCGTGGCTGAACGGCCACCAGACCGCGTTCGCGATGGTCGGCGGACTGCACTCGGCGCGCTCGCTGCCGCACCTCTCCGAGATCGTGCGGCTGGCCGACGAGGCCGGAGCGCTCGAGCGCCCGGAGCTCGCCGCCGCCCGCTGGACGGGCCTGCTCGCCGTGAACGGCGTCGATGCGCTCCGGACGGTGCTCGCATGA
- a CDS encoding 4'-phosphopantetheinyl transferase family protein, which produces MTGLPLLATDDVQLRWARPEVLDSSRHRMLRLLTLAERLRFEATGRREARDSFLLGRVLVRELAAETLGIDPLEIAVEARCARCGGPHGRPVLAGEHPALERMRISIAHCEGAVVAALATGRDVGIDAARTRVVRERIASGQESAEQVLEGLRAQAVAKADGRGTDIDEAVRFRTREGATEAWIDGSERYFAVSEPTVHSALVVTLALAEA; this is translated from the coding sequence ATGACCGGACTCCCCCTCCTCGCCACCGACGACGTCCAGCTGCGCTGGGCGCGCCCCGAGGTGCTCGACTCCTCGCGGCACCGGATGCTCCGCCTCCTCACCCTCGCCGAGCGCCTGCGCTTCGAAGCCACCGGCCGCCGCGAGGCGCGCGACAGCTTCCTCCTGGGCCGGGTGCTCGTGCGCGAGCTCGCCGCCGAGACGCTCGGCATCGATCCGCTCGAGATCGCGGTGGAGGCCCGCTGCGCCCGCTGCGGCGGACCGCACGGCCGCCCCGTCCTCGCGGGGGAGCACCCCGCCCTCGAGCGGATGCGCATCAGCATCGCCCACTGCGAGGGCGCCGTCGTCGCGGCGCTGGCCACCGGTCGCGACGTCGGGATCGACGCGGCCCGCACCCGCGTCGTGCGCGAGCGCATCGCCTCCGGGCAGGAGAGCGCCGAGCAGGTGCTCGAGGGGCTCCGCGCGCAGGCCGTCGCCAAGGCCGACGGTCGCGGCACGGACATCGACGAGGCGGTGCGCTTCCGCACCCGCGAGGGCGCGACCGAGGCCTGGATCGACGGCTCCGAGCGCTACTTCGCGGTCTCGGAGCCGACGGTCCACTCGGCGCTCGTCGTCACGCTGGCGCTCGCCGAGGCCTGA
- a CDS encoding MSMEG_6728 family protein, whose translation MQTFLPFPDFHASASSLDDRRLGKQRVETLQVMKALTVAGYGWQHHPVTAMWRGYRPALMEYQRETCAVWTERGFADTCLVKTMAVLETVPEDAEAYLLDGFPVPPWLGREELHRSHRSKLLAKAPEFYAPRFPGTPDDLDYVWPVATS comes from the coding sequence ATGCAGACGTTCCTCCCGTTCCCCGACTTCCACGCGAGCGCGAGCTCCCTCGACGACCGGCGCCTGGGCAAGCAGCGCGTCGAGACGCTGCAGGTGATGAAGGCGCTCACCGTCGCCGGCTACGGCTGGCAGCACCACCCGGTCACCGCGATGTGGCGCGGCTACCGGCCCGCGCTGATGGAGTACCAGCGCGAGACCTGCGCCGTCTGGACGGAGCGGGGCTTCGCCGACACCTGCCTCGTCAAGACGATGGCCGTGCTCGAGACGGTGCCGGAGGACGCCGAGGCGTACCTGCTCGACGGCTTCCCGGTGCCGCCGTGGCTGGGCCGGGAGGAGCTGCACCGCTCGCACCGCTCCAAGCTGCTCGCGAAGGCTCCGGAGTTCTACGCGCCGCGCTTCCCCGGCACCCCCGACGACCTCGACTACGTCTGGCCCGTCGCGACGTCCTGA
- a CDS encoding sugar phosphate isomerase/epimerase family protein has protein sequence MTALDPVVRADATTVHPRLSLNQATIKYADLREALDVTARAGYSSIGLWREPIAEVGVAEAMRLVAESGLRVSSLCRGGFFTVPEGPDRRAALEENRRAIDEASALGAPALVLVAGGLPTGSRDLVGARARVSEALAELADYARGSGVQLAIEPLHPMYASDRAVVSTLGQALDLAAPFEAAAVGVVVDTFHVWWDPQVLPQILRAGAEGRIASYQVCDWATPLAADVLLSRHYVGEGVIDFALLTQTVVEAGYTGDIEVEIFHQEVWDTAYADVAAKVAAGFAEHVAPHL, from the coding sequence ATGACCGCGCTCGATCCGGTGGTGCGGGCCGATGCGACCACCGTGCATCCGCGGCTCTCGCTGAACCAGGCGACCATCAAGTACGCGGACCTGCGCGAGGCACTCGACGTCACCGCGCGGGCCGGCTACTCCTCGATCGGCCTGTGGCGCGAGCCCATCGCCGAGGTGGGGGTCGCGGAGGCGATGCGCCTGGTCGCCGAGAGCGGCCTGCGCGTCTCGAGCCTGTGCCGGGGCGGCTTCTTCACCGTGCCCGAGGGGCCGGACCGCCGCGCGGCCCTCGAGGAGAACCGCCGAGCCATCGACGAGGCGTCCGCGCTGGGCGCACCGGCGCTGGTGCTCGTCGCGGGCGGCCTGCCGACCGGCTCGCGCGACCTCGTCGGCGCGCGCGCCCGGGTCTCGGAGGCGCTGGCCGAGCTGGCCGACTACGCACGCGGCTCCGGAGTGCAGCTGGCGATCGAGCCGCTGCACCCGATGTACGCGTCCGATCGCGCCGTCGTCTCGACGCTCGGCCAGGCCCTCGACCTCGCCGCGCCGTTCGAGGCGGCCGCGGTCGGCGTCGTGGTCGACACGTTCCACGTCTGGTGGGACCCGCAGGTGCTGCCGCAGATCCTGCGCGCCGGGGCGGAGGGGCGCATCGCCTCGTACCAGGTGTGCGACTGGGCCACTCCGCTCGCCGCCGACGTGCTGCTCTCGCGCCACTACGTGGGCGAGGGGGTCATCGACTTCGCGCTGCTCACGCAGACCGTCGTCGAAGCGGGCTACACGGGCGACATCGAGGTCGAGATCTTCCACCAGGAGGTCTGGGACACGGCGTACGCGGACGTCGCGGCGAAGGTCGCGGCGGGCTTCGCGGAGCACGTGGCTCCGCATCTCTGA
- a CDS encoding DUF4870 domain-containing protein: protein MSSTPPDPRPEALPPAQPAPPTGAMPYALGFLALTGIPFLSLIVAGVVMAAVYPSARRRGGAAAENGRRAANWGLTTVLITVLCLVGHFVLLFALTADAPSTSFYPIGIPITVFAVLAVAHLVVIICGLVSANRGHVFRNPLAIPFLRRRTAH, encoded by the coding sequence ATGTCGAGCACCCCTCCCGACCCCCGTCCGGAAGCGCTGCCGCCCGCGCAGCCCGCGCCGCCCACCGGGGCGATGCCCTACGCCCTCGGCTTCCTCGCCCTGACCGGGATCCCGTTCCTCTCGCTGATCGTCGCGGGCGTCGTGATGGCGGCCGTGTACCCGTCGGCCCGGCGGCGCGGGGGAGCGGCCGCCGAGAACGGCCGGCGGGCGGCGAACTGGGGTCTCACGACGGTCCTGATCACCGTCCTCTGCCTCGTCGGCCACTTCGTGCTGCTCTTCGCGCTGACCGCCGACGCGCCGTCGACGAGCTTCTACCCGATCGGCATCCCGATCACGGTCTTCGCGGTGCTGGCCGTGGCCCACCTCGTGGTGATCATCTGCGGCCTCGTCTCGGCGAACCGCGGGCACGTGTTCCGCAACCCGCTCGCGATCCCGTTCCTCCGCCGCCGCACCGCGCACTGA
- a CDS encoding peptidase inhibitor family I36 protein, protein MSLTRRASAFALVAVAAATLAAPAATAAESQCPTGFSCVWTDKDYSSSYSGRGNANYHEYYAVGGRIFNDSISSIKNRYPGQKTWFEHIDRGGQYLKVKAYEKISNLQDRSPGVWYHSDWNDFISSVD, encoded by the coding sequence ATGTCCCTCACCCGGCGCGCAAGCGCTTTCGCCCTCGTAGCGGTCGCCGCAGCGACCCTCGCTGCTCCCGCCGCCACCGCGGCGGAGAGTCAGTGCCCCACCGGCTTCAGCTGCGTCTGGACCGACAAGGACTACTCGAGCAGCTACTCCGGCCGCGGCAACGCCAACTACCACGAGTACTACGCCGTCGGCGGCCGCATCTTCAACGACTCCATCTCGAGCATCAAGAACCGGTACCCGGGTCAGAAGACCTGGTTCGAGCACATCGACCGCGGAGGCCAGTACCTGAAGGTGAAGGCGTACGAGAAGATCTCGAACCTCCAGGACCGCTCGCCCGGGGTCTGGTACCACTCCGACTGGAACGACTTCATCTCGAGCGTCGACTGA
- a CDS encoding ATP-binding cassette domain-containing protein codes for MTVPLLSLRGVSRRYAGTTGTLALQGIDLDVHEGEFVAVVGRSGAGKSTLLNVLGLLDSSDAGEYRIGGLDVSQLPEGDRDALRACTFGFVFQDSFVLPGESVARNAALPLRMRRESHESQTTAVAAVLDRFGLLRLAEQPAGTLSGGERQRVALARAVVGRPAVVLADEPTGNLDSATTAVVMDLLVELHRSGVTVVLITHSAEVAAVAGRRIRLEDGAIVADSGDGVDDRLGVPGGVATAVPRERGRRGPAWVLADAVSALLLSPARTLGVLAAFVLAIAGLVSSVGISATAAQQVTERLDAAALDQVTVRMPESSSDEDLRHAAAAIAGLGGVSAAGPRVLLTGSEGRPGRLLGPDGLSTEATVLAVDESFLAVELVAVAPTTAPAWLDVVDGVPVALLGIGAAEDLGIPIGRTGDTIRIAGQSVVVAGFLTSSERDPALTESILVSLTDLSVPPRSERQVVARTSPGRPAAVAGSIPLAVDPGHPERVVVETVADLRLLARGVSSDLASNLLVVSAVLLLLVCFSSATSMFLAVSARTREIALRRAVGATRRDIRLLFLIEGAVIGLAGGVSGLALGVLATSVLSGLQGWSPVLDATSAAVGLVAGVGAGALSAVGPALRAARIEPALALRAG; via the coding sequence GTGACCGTGCCGCTCCTGTCCCTCCGCGGCGTCTCGCGGCGCTACGCCGGCACGACCGGCACCCTCGCGCTCCAGGGCATCGACCTCGACGTGCACGAGGGCGAGTTCGTCGCCGTCGTCGGCCGTTCCGGAGCGGGCAAGTCGACGCTCCTCAACGTGCTCGGGCTCCTCGACTCGTCCGACGCGGGGGAGTACCGGATCGGCGGGCTCGACGTCTCGCAGCTGCCGGAGGGCGACCGGGACGCCCTGCGGGCGTGCACCTTCGGCTTCGTGTTCCAGGACTCGTTCGTGCTGCCGGGCGAGAGCGTCGCTCGCAACGCGGCGCTGCCCCTGCGGATGCGGAGGGAGTCCCACGAGTCGCAGACCACCGCCGTCGCCGCGGTGCTCGACCGCTTCGGGCTGCTCCGACTGGCGGAGCAGCCCGCCGGCACGCTGTCGGGCGGGGAGCGCCAGCGGGTCGCCCTGGCCCGCGCCGTGGTCGGCCGGCCCGCGGTCGTCCTCGCCGACGAGCCCACGGGGAACCTCGACTCGGCGACGACCGCGGTCGTGATGGACCTGCTCGTCGAGCTGCACCGCAGCGGGGTCACGGTCGTGCTCATCACGCACTCGGCGGAGGTCGCCGCGGTCGCGGGACGGCGGATCCGACTCGAGGACGGCGCGATCGTCGCCGACAGCGGCGACGGCGTCGACGATCGGCTCGGGGTGCCCGGAGGAGTGGCGACCGCGGTGCCGCGGGAGCGGGGGCGACGCGGTCCGGCCTGGGTGCTCGCCGACGCCGTGTCCGCGCTGCTCCTCTCGCCCGCCCGCACCCTGGGGGTCCTGGCCGCCTTCGTCCTCGCGATCGCCGGACTCGTGTCCTCGGTCGGGATCAGCGCCACCGCCGCGCAGCAGGTGACCGAGCGCCTCGACGCCGCGGCGCTCGACCAGGTGACCGTCCGGATGCCCGAGTCCTCCTCGGACGAGGACCTGCGGCACGCGGCCGCGGCGATCGCCGGTCTCGGCGGAGTCTCCGCGGCGGGCCCGAGGGTCCTGCTCACGGGATCGGAGGGACGACCGGGGCGTCTCCTCGGGCCGGACGGACTGTCGACGGAGGCGACCGTCCTGGCGGTCGACGAGTCGTTCCTCGCCGTCGAGCTGGTCGCGGTCGCCCCCACGACGGCGCCGGCCTGGCTCGACGTCGTCGACGGCGTGCCCGTCGCACTGCTCGGGATCGGAGCGGCGGAGGACCTCGGGATCCCCATCGGGCGCACGGGGGACACGATCCGCATCGCAGGGCAGTCCGTCGTCGTCGCGGGGTTCCTCACGTCCTCGGAGCGGGATCCCGCGCTGACGGAGTCGATCCTCGTCTCGCTCACCGACCTGTCCGTTCCTCCGCGGTCCGAGCGCCAGGTCGTCGCCCGGACGAGCCCGGGTCGTCCGGCCGCGGTGGCCGGATCGATCCCGCTCGCCGTCGACCCGGGGCATCCCGAGAGGGTCGTCGTCGAGACCGTCGCCGACCTGCGGCTGCTCGCCCGCGGGGTGAGCAGCGACCTCGCGTCCAACCTGCTCGTGGTCTCGGCCGTGCTGCTCCTGCTGGTCTGCTTCAGCAGCGCCACGTCGATGTTCCTCGCCGTGTCGGCCCGCACCCGCGAGATCGCGCTGCGGCGGGCCGTCGGAGCGACCCGACGCGACATCCGCCTGCTGTTCCTCATCGAGGGAGCGGTCATCGGATTGGCGGGTGGGGTCTCGGGGCTCGCTCTCGGCGTCCTCGCGACCTCGGTGCTCAGCGGTCTGCAGGGCTGGTCGCCCGTGCTCGACGCGACCAGCGCCGCCGTCGGCCTGGTCGCGGGCGTGGGGGCGGGGGCGCTGTCCGCGGTCGGACCGGCGCTCCGTGCCGCGCGGATCGAGCCGGCGCTCGCCCTGAGGGCGGGATGA
- a CDS encoding Gfo/Idh/MocA family protein — MNGVSGRMGYRQHLVRSILAIREQGGVLLSDGTRVQLEPLLVGRSEAKLAELAAKHGLQHWTTDLDAALADPKWQIYADFLVTKARVPALKKAIAAGKDIYTEKPTAESYAEALEIAELAEEAGIKNGVVHDKLYLPGLQKLKRLIDSGFFGRILSVRGEFGYWVFEGDWQDAQRPSWNYRKEDGGGIIVDMFPHWNYVLENLFGAVEGVYAKAATHIPVRVDENGDEYTATADDAAYAIFDVAGGATVQLNSSWAVRVNRPELVEFQVDGTLGSAVVGLFGAKVQPRVATPKPTWNPDLPEQHVYAEDWQELPVNDVFENGFKTQWEEFIRHVVENGPHSYDFFAGARGVRLAELGLESAREGRRIDVAALDAAADEQALAASAATSAEVAP, encoded by the coding sequence ATGAACGGCGTCTCGGGCCGCATGGGATACCGTCAGCACCTCGTCCGCTCGATCCTCGCGATCCGCGAGCAGGGCGGCGTGCTGCTCTCGGACGGCACCCGAGTGCAGCTCGAGCCGCTGCTCGTCGGCCGCAGCGAGGCCAAGCTCGCCGAGCTCGCCGCGAAGCACGGTCTGCAGCACTGGACCACCGACCTCGACGCCGCGCTCGCCGACCCGAAGTGGCAGATCTACGCCGACTTTCTGGTCACCAAGGCCCGCGTCCCCGCGTTGAAGAAGGCCATCGCCGCCGGCAAGGACATCTACACCGAGAAGCCCACCGCCGAGAGCTACGCCGAGGCGCTCGAGATCGCCGAGCTGGCCGAGGAGGCCGGCATCAAGAACGGCGTCGTGCACGACAAGCTCTACCTGCCCGGCCTGCAGAAGCTCAAGCGCCTGATCGACTCCGGATTCTTCGGCCGCATCCTCTCGGTGCGCGGCGAGTTCGGCTACTGGGTCTTCGAGGGCGACTGGCAGGACGCTCAGCGCCCCAGCTGGAACTACCGCAAGGAGGACGGCGGCGGCATCATCGTCGACATGTTCCCGCACTGGAACTACGTGCTCGAGAACCTGTTCGGCGCCGTCGAGGGCGTCTACGCCAAGGCCGCGACCCACATCCCGGTGCGCGTGGACGAGAACGGCGACGAGTACACCGCCACCGCCGACGACGCGGCCTACGCGATCTTCGACGTCGCGGGAGGCGCGACCGTGCAGCTCAACTCCTCCTGGGCCGTGCGCGTGAACCGCCCGGAGCTCGTAGAGTTCCAGGTCGACGGCACCCTCGGCAGCGCGGTCGTCGGGCTCTTCGGCGCCAAGGTGCAGCCGCGCGTCGCGACCCCCAAGCCGACCTGGAATCCCGACCTGCCCGAGCAGCACGTCTACGCCGAGGACTGGCAGGAGCTGCCCGTCAACGACGTCTTCGAGAACGGCTTCAAGACGCAGTGGGAGGAGTTCATCCGCCACGTGGTCGAGAACGGCCCGCACTCGTACGACTTCTTCGCCGGCGCCCGCGGCGTCCGCCTCGCCGAGCTGGGCCTCGAGTCGGCCCGCGAGGGCCGCCGGATCGACGTCGCCGCGCTCGACGCCGCGGCCGACGAGCAGGCCCTCGCCGCCTCCGCCGCCACCTCCGCCGAGGTCGCTCCGTGA
- a CDS encoding transglycosylase domain-containing protein, producing MATDRRTTGGVIKAIVGFLGMSVVAGVLVTATVTPAVAIAGVAANQSIGVFDGLPEYLEVDKLSEKSNIFATRADGSTQLLASFYVENRVEVPLDQISQFAKDAAVSGEDPRFYEHGGVDLPGTLRAVAQTYVLGNDVQGGSSITQQYVKNVLIEKAVRNITDEAERAAAIESATKTTPERKLREMKLAIGLEKEYTKDQILQGYLNIAFFGGTTYGLETAANYYFNTTAANLTIAQAASLIAIVNNPANLRLDQPDDPDNGAANGYARNKDRRDYIIGKMLEEGKITQADHDAALATPVQPAITEPSTGCSTAGNAGFFCDYVTNVLKNSPTFGDNEDARWTNFRRGGLDVYTTLDVSLQDTAVNAVNAQVPETWNFDVGAVSVSVEVGTGRVLAMTQNKKYSQDPDVLNADASYSAINFSTDKAYGGSSGIQPGSTYKLFTLIEWLKEGHSINERVDGTRKSTWGTFTDSCVDGGTDTSNETSAKNDEGGTGEVGTPVSFTKTSLNTGFVGMARKLDLCGIRDTALDMGVKQGSGAELEHNPSSVLGTNYVSPLSMAGAYATVASGGITCDPIAIDRITDTAGVEQPVPPANCRQSIDANVAATAAVALQSTFTAGGTATASRTRDSIPLIGKTGTTDSAAATWMSGASTRVATVVGVFNVKGTANLRLRQFNFDSGSAATARHRIWPVVMAAANAEYGGAAFPKANGSLQVVPRVEIPDVTGLALADAKAKLSAAGFPLIEGGTEASDAPVGTVTRQDPSGSAQAGTGITVFTSSGNQKTVPDVTGQDLEAAKAAFGAAGFTQITLSCTEAGDAPDTGKVTGQEPAGGSSVAPDAALKVSITAKKCP from the coding sequence TTGGCGACGGACAGACGGACCACCGGCGGCGTGATCAAGGCGATCGTCGGCTTCCTGGGCATGAGCGTCGTGGCCGGAGTCCTCGTGACCGCCACGGTGACGCCCGCTGTGGCGATCGCCGGCGTCGCCGCGAACCAGTCCATCGGCGTCTTCGACGGCCTCCCCGAGTACCTCGAGGTCGACAAGCTCTCCGAGAAGAGCAACATCTTCGCCACGCGCGCCGACGGCTCGACCCAGCTGCTCGCGTCCTTCTACGTCGAGAACCGCGTCGAGGTCCCGCTCGACCAGATCTCGCAGTTCGCCAAGGACGCCGCGGTCTCGGGTGAGGACCCGCGCTTCTACGAGCACGGCGGAGTCGACCTCCCCGGCACCCTGCGCGCGGTCGCTCAGACCTACGTGCTCGGCAACGACGTGCAGGGCGGCTCCTCCATCACGCAGCAGTACGTGAAGAACGTGCTCATCGAGAAGGCCGTCCGCAACATCACCGACGAGGCCGAGCGCGCCGCGGCGATCGAGAGCGCGACGAAGACCACTCCCGAGCGCAAGCTCCGCGAGATGAAGCTCGCGATCGGTCTCGAGAAGGAGTACACGAAGGACCAGATCCTCCAGGGCTACCTGAACATCGCGTTCTTCGGCGGCACCACCTACGGCCTCGAGACGGCCGCCAACTACTACTTCAACACCACCGCCGCGAACCTCACGATCGCCCAGGCCGCGAGCCTCATCGCGATCGTGAACAACCCGGCGAACCTGCGCCTGGACCAGCCCGACGACCCCGACAACGGCGCCGCGAACGGGTACGCCCGCAACAAGGACCGGCGCGACTACATCATCGGCAAGATGCTGGAGGAGGGGAAGATCACGCAGGCGGACCACGACGCGGCCCTCGCCACGCCGGTCCAGCCCGCGATCACCGAGCCCAGCACCGGCTGCTCGACCGCCGGCAACGCGGGCTTCTTCTGCGACTACGTCACGAACGTCCTCAAGAACTCCCCCACCTTCGGCGACAACGAGGACGCGCGGTGGACGAACTTCCGCCGCGGCGGCCTCGACGTCTACACGACGCTCGACGTCTCCCTCCAGGACACGGCGGTGAACGCCGTGAACGCGCAGGTCCCCGAGACGTGGAACTTCGACGTCGGAGCCGTCTCCGTCAGCGTCGAGGTCGGCACCGGCCGAGTGCTCGCGATGACGCAGAACAAGAAGTACTCGCAGGACCCCGACGTCCTGAACGCCGACGCCTCCTACAGCGCGATCAACTTCAGCACCGACAAGGCCTACGGCGGCTCCTCCGGCATCCAGCCCGGATCGACCTACAAGCTCTTCACCCTGATCGAGTGGCTGAAGGAGGGGCACAGCATCAACGAGCGCGTCGACGGCACGCGCAAGTCGACCTGGGGCACCTTCACCGACTCGTGCGTGGACGGCGGAACCGACACGAGCAACGAGACGAGCGCCAAGAACGACGAGGGCGGCACCGGAGAGGTGGGCACTCCCGTCTCCTTCACGAAGACGTCGCTGAACACCGGCTTCGTCGGCATGGCGCGCAAGCTCGACCTCTGCGGCATCCGCGACACCGCGCTCGACATGGGCGTGAAGCAGGGCAGCGGCGCCGAGCTCGAGCACAACCCGTCCTCGGTCCTCGGCACCAACTACGTCTCGCCGCTCTCGATGGCCGGCGCGTACGCGACCGTCGCCTCGGGCGGCATCACCTGCGACCCGATCGCGATCGACCGCATCACCGACACCGCCGGGGTGGAGCAGCCGGTCCCGCCGGCCAACTGCCGCCAGTCGATCGACGCGAACGTCGCGGCCACCGCCGCCGTCGCCCTGCAGTCGACCTTCACCGCGGGCGGAACGGCGACCGCGTCGCGCACCCGCGACAGCATCCCGCTGATCGGCAAGACCGGAACGACCGACAGCGCCGCCGCCACCTGGATGAGCGGAGCGAGCACCCGGGTCGCGACCGTCGTCGGCGTCTTCAACGTGAAGGGCACCGCGAACCTGCGCCTCCGTCAGTTCAACTTCGACTCCGGGTCCGCGGCGACCGCCCGTCACCGCATCTGGCCGGTCGTGATGGCGGCCGCGAACGCCGAGTACGGCGGAGCGGCCTTCCCGAAGGCGAACGGCTCGCTCCAGGTCGTGCCGCGGGTCGAGATCCCCGATGTGACGGGGCTCGCCCTCGCGGATGCGAAGGCCAAGCTGTCCGCGGCGGGCTTCCCCCTCATCGAGGGCGGCACCGAGGCGTCCGACGCCCCGGTCGGCACCGTGACGCGCCAGGACCCGTCGGGCTCGGCTCAGGCGGGCACCGGCATCACGGTGTTCACCAGCAGCGGGAACCAGAAGACGGTGCCGGACGTGACGGGTCAGGACCTGGAGGCGGCGAAGGCCGCTTTCGGGGCCGCCGGATTCACGCAGATCACGCTGTCCTGCACCGAGGCCGGCGATGCGCCGGACACCGGGAAGGTGACCGGTCAGGAGCCGGCGGGCGGCTCCTCCGTCGCCCCGGACGCAGCCCTGAAGGTCTCGATCACCGCGAAGAAGTGCCCCTGA